tttttttgttgCGGGGAACAAACGCGTCACAGTCTGAGGAAAACTGAGCACAGCTTCCCATCAATGTGACTGTTGTGGATGTTAGTGCTGCAGGTTTCTCTGAACCTCATTTCACAAAAAAGGAATCTAGTGTTTAGCATCGAGTTACCCTAAAGAAATAACAGTGATAAGAAAAcagctacaaaaaaaaaacaaaacaaacaaacactcaaACTATATCCCAGACACCAAGTATATTATTTTCACCAGTTAAATAACTAGAATATAGTACATCTTGATTTTATTCTTGTTGTTCTTGTCAAGAACAAAGTTTGAGAGGAAAGAAAGGCTTTGACCAGTTTTCCTCTCTTGTGTGTGACTAAAGGAGGATCCTGAGCAAGAACCCTCAAGGCTCAGTGCTTCTAGGAATGAACGCTGaactgtaaatgaaaaaaaaaaaaagcttcaatcGTCTTCCACATGTAAACAATACATCATGTACCTGGGACTAAACCTAGTGTAAGCTGTCAGATTGAATCAGGAATCAGCTGGTAAAGTAAGTGTCACTTAAACTAAACTGAACAGCCATGTGTTGTTATCATTACTTGCGCCCAGTTTGATACTGAAGATTGCATAGCAGTGGATAGTAGAACAGAATCCAGATCAGTCATTACACCTTCAGAAACTCCTCTAAATGCTCTCCTTTTTCTCACCTGCACTGATATGACTGCACAACACAGGGTTAAGCATATTTACAGTGGCAGATGTTCCTCCTCCATTCTTCTTCTCtcgcttttttgtttttaaagacaaagtgcagttgagaaaatggaaaaattatTGGTCACATCTACTTTCCAGTTCTGTACTGATTCACCTCATCACCAAAcattcaaaaaatatatatattactaATGCAAAACTATCTTGTCTGTTAATCCACCAAATGTTCTTTGAAACAGAATGAGGTAAATACCAGAAGTAGGACAATAACTACACATACACCGAATGAAAATTGCCCCCTTCACCCCCTTGCCTGTGTTATATAACTACTTGGTTCATGTAGGCACAAGAACAGTATGTGTCCATCCTCTAAGTGTCTTCTTGTGTTACATTTCTCCTCAACTCCTCTCACTGTCCCCCTTCATtcgctgcagacagcgtgactGACCGGCTTCCTCTCAGGACTTCCGCTGCCTCAGCGTCTCGGAGCTGCCGTTCAGTTTGCTGCGACCGGAGGGGGCGGCTGTGCTGCCGTTGCCCAGCGGGCGGTCCCAGTCAGCGGGGGCTTCCTGTTTACGCCGGCGCGTCTCTTTGTAGCGGAGTGTGATGTCACTGTGAGaagacagaaggaaaaaagCACACGCATTATTTATAGTGCGTCATCCCTGAGGGTCATGTCTTCCCAGATGGTTTCTGGTCCACTAACTTTTCTCACAGAATGTTTATTTGTTATAATTCCTACGCCTACACTATACACTGGattatattaaaagaaaaacaaacaaacgaaacagCTGATTACTTTAACAAACATCACAAACAGAAGATAAAGCTCTGCTCTCAAAGTCTCACGTGAGCTGCATTTCTTACTTTTTGAGAATAAGAAAAATTCCTAGTTTCTCTTTGTTAAATAAATCCATCACTACAGGAATCGATTAGTCAGTCTGTATGAAATCCCTGCTTTTAGGAAGGTCGGggggaaaaatgaataaaacagagAAGACCACCGACAGAGAAAACCAAATCAAACGACCCCTTttaagcaagcacttggtgacagtgggaaggaactGGAAGGTAGATCCAGGCTCAGGGATGGGCAGACATCTGCCACCACTGGTTGAGGGTGAGGGCAGGGACCTTTTGTGTATTTGACAACAAATGTCATTTGTGTGTCCCAAAATAAGCTGGATGCCAttctaacaataataataatatacttTTTTCATTATATACGCTACTACTTGGCCACATTATACAGTGAAATAACATTTtgtttcactgctatgctgataaCCCACTGCTCCATTTCCCAGTAAGGTTCAACAAGTTTCATCAACCTTACAAACTATTTAACCAACATCAAGAAACAGATatgtgcatttaaaaacaataacaataactattattattattactattattactattattattattattaaaaaatttaactccaataaaacaaaaattctTAGATCTGGGTTGGACAGCCTGCATCCAAGTACCAACTTTACCAGTTTACCGAGTTGCCAGAAATCTGGGTGTGTTGTTTGATTTTAATCTCATTTTTTAGGAATAGTGCGAGGATATGATCAACACTGAGTTTTCAGTGACgttcattttcagttttaccTTCTCTCTGGTTAATGCAATAGTTTCTTAACAGGTAACAATCAGAAATCAATACACAGACTTCTGCTTGTGCTCAGATTGTGCAGCAACAAGACTTCCTACAAGAACCAGGAAAAGTGAACATATTACTTCAACCCTAATGACTTTTAGAATCGATTTTAAGATTTActtatttcttttaaagcatTTCATCGCCTGACTCCAGAATATGTACTTCAACTGCTGCATAGCAACCGGGTCACGGTCTGAGATCCCCTGGCAGGAACCCGTTAACTGTGTCCATCTCATGCTTACAGATGAAAGGCGATCGCTTCGGCTCTTTATCTTAGTTTTCTTTTGATACTGAACTTATTTTAAatgatatataaatacattttaacattTCTTTTCGTGTAAGTTTATTCTGTTTCTGGGAAGCACTtcacaaaaacatacaaaaagtaCTTATCATTGATACTATGTTTATTGTtaacattaatattattttgaatGCTCCTCATGAGGACCTCTGTAACACTTAATGGAAGAGCACCAAGCAGTTACACAcctcaaaacaaaacatgcactCAGCACTTGCCTCGGTCCACTCATACTAAATGAAGCATATTAGGTAACAGACTGGGAGTGTGCAATAGGGTCAAACAGTGCTTGCAAATTCTTAAGGTTctcggttaaaaaaaataaataaataaataaatcactttgaTCAGAATAACTGGATAATGGCACACTTTTGTCTTTAGTAGACCAGAAGAAGTGGTTGAGCGGATCTCATTGCTCTTGTCACGTGATGGTtagtgtctgtgtgcgtgtgtgtggggggtATCAGTTCCTCTGGGTTTCACTGCCCTGACTCACTTAAACAGTGTCAGCACAAACTGAATGCCCTCTAGCGTCACTAAACTGACTGGAACAGAGTAAAAATGATGTGAAGGGAAATGAAGATGATAAAATTCACCACAGACGTTCTCTAGAGGATCTCATAGATCCTCTAATAATGATTATAGATCCAAATGGTGATGTGGTAGAAGagtggaaacaaacaaacaaagaaaataaaaaccctACACTTTTCCTATACCTAGGACATTACTGCATTATTGCTGAGCAAGAGCAGGAAGTAGTAAGGAAGGGGAGGGAAAAGGCaagggcggggggggggggaggagaaCCGACAACAAGCCTAACATGCCAGGGCAGGCTGCACCTAACAACACAGTAAAGATAAGGCAGCTcaaaatttttttaattacatttcaaaaaagaaaagaaaaagaacacacTCCATGAGCTCATGAGGAATAACTAAATCAAATACAGGAGCACACTGGATGGAGTCTCACATGTGTGAAGACATCTTTCTTAAACTGTAATTAAACTGTATTTCCTCATCAGTCACCATGAACAGTGCATTTAAAGTAAAAGTGAAGTGCAAAACAGCAGCATGGAAGCAGATTGTCATCTTTTCCTGCATGAGTGTATAAAGTTCATTTGGAAAACAGCTGCTTTTTGCCAATTTCCAACTTCCCTTTCTATAATTAGCATGTAAGATGTCTCTACAGATCCATAACTGGACTCTACATGAAACAGACCAGTGGAAAACCCACagaaagctgacacacacaaaaacaataacTTAAAAGAGAAGAGCGACCCAAAGGCAGACTGGACCTGTCTCAAATAGACTGCACGATGTCCAGTGAaccaaaatagaaaaacagagcGATACTTTGGACTTTGGTCCCAATGTAGTTATTGTGTTTACTAGACACAAGCTAGAAATGGTTAAGAAGCTGAAATCTTTCCTCCTTACAGCCTAGCTGTTTTTACACGAAGAGCACAGACTTTCATTACCTTTCAACAAACATTGTTTGTCACCCTCAgcttccccccccaaaaaaacaaacaaacaaacaaacaaaaaaaaccaaaacaaaacaaaacaaacaaaaaaacaaacaaaccacaaaacaaacaacaaccacaacaacaattaaataaataaaataagccaTCCCACTACTTACCGGATGAAAAACCGCCACATGGTCCAGATAAGTATGAGGAGGATTCCTAAAAACCAGCACTGAATGATAAGAGAAGGAATGGGCAGCATGATGGTGTGGGGGTCATACTTGACCACTATTAGGAACTCCGTTACTGTGATTGCTGATACCAGCCACGCCTGCTGGCCGAGCTTCTTGTGGAACTTCCTGTTAGGAAAATGAAACAATGTTATTATGGAAAAATTATTCAATAGGGAGGATACATTTACTTTTTTaggtttatttttaatatttactgGTTACATGTATGCCTGTGATGTAACACCGTAACGCACAGCACTCTATCACTACCCATGCATGTGAATAGTCAACAGTTAAATGATACTTCCATTTCTAGTCTACCAGAAATACTACAGTCTGAGTAATTATACGAATTTTGTTAGTGGACAACACTGGTTAAACAGAACTAGTACAGTACTGCAGTACTTAGCTATAGCAAATGAATGGATGTATGTAGGCTGTTCTACAATGAACTGGAATGCAATCAGAGTAATTCCCAACAACATTCTGCACAGCAGCTGTGACGACGTTAACCTGCAAGTAAAGAAGTCCACTAATGCTAGTCATACTTGGCAAACTAATCTGACACTGTGCGTGAGCGCCACACATTTCCCTTCATTTGGTATTTAAACAGTTAAAAATGGCTTTTATATACATATGGAATACATGGACATATTTAATtgagtttatttttaatgagaCTATAATCCCTCAGGTTTAATCAGTTAATCACTAGAAATATCTTCCAACACTAACCCAACACTGGAAAAATAGCAGAAAACGAaacatttctgtctgtttctGTTACTAGTAACCATATTCTTATCAATGCACATGTTTGCTCATGGCTGGTATGTATGAATGGTGTTCTTACTAAATAATTTTGCTGTGTATAGTATACAGAAGACTCACACATTTCTTCACTGCTGTGCTTATCTAGTTTTCTGATTTCAATTTGCACTACGATAACCAGTTTAAAACTCAAGAGCAAACACTTGACTAAACTGAATCAGTGCTGAATGTCAACAAGTTCTTTATTCGGTGTGTATAAAACACATACAGTCTTTTATTATACACCCGGTCAAACTGTCCAACTCCCAAAAGAAAAGCTGCACATTGCTACTCACGGGTCATCCATGAAGTCGTAGATCTCCCTCATGGCTACGCCCCCCACGTTGACAAAAAAGACAAGACGAAGCAGCACCAAGTAGTGTTCAGGAGGCATCCACAACACAAATTTCAGGTAGAAGGTGTTCAGCTCTGCCAACAGAAACTGGCGAGATAGGAGATAAAATATCTAATTTAGAAGcaccaagaacacaaaaacaacacagaaaagaaaaagttacaACAATCAGTCCATGTTGGGCACGTCTTTCTTTTCCATTAGCTAACAAGAACTAGTCTTTTACATTTCGTGAACTAATTCAGGTGTCAGACAGGGAaccaaaaacagaaataggGCCCAACATAACTACGCCCATATTTGATGAATTACAAATCtgatctttttttcctctctcctcgATTCATGAAACACATTTCCTATGCGTCTGTTATGTGCAGTTATTTGAGTCCTTTCTAAGACGACAGGATAGTGCTGTTTAAGCTTAATGTTGATCGATTGTCACAAGTTGTGGATTTGATGTTTATGCTCCACCCGCCTCTGCTCACATCAGGTGGTTGTCATGTTTTCAGCGTTACAATGTGTTGCTAACAGGGAAGTAGCAGAGTGGCATCTGGCGGACAAACTAAGCAACGCCAACATTCAAACcatggttgaagggtgtttctatGATCTCTTCTTTTACTCTATCCAGTTTATCAATAGTCACAAATCCAGATAGAGATATATCAGCAATATATTAATCAATATAGTGGTTAGGCCAGTCCATGAACATGTATTATCTATATATCAGAGTCTAAATACATTACGCTTTCTGTGCATTGTTATTGCATGGTGATGTCATCATTTTCTGCAGTGAGACAAATGCTTTCCCTTCATGTTAGCATTTCTTACCATAAAGATGATGCCTAACACAGCAAGCCAGCGGCGAAGGTTTGAAGCAGGCTTCCACTCAAACTTGACCCAGCTGTAAGGTGTGAACTGGAATGCTATACGCTTTATCTTCCCCCTGCCAAGTACAGACAGAgatatcattaaatataaacaaatacagAAGCCCAACATAAAATGTTTGCAAAGAAATGTCTTTCATAAAGTCATACTTGTATGTAGGAATGTTCCAGAGGCCCTGCCACTGATACGGTTTCATTGACAACCAGGCCAGGGTCTTCATGCCACAGTAGATCCCCAAACCATTGCACACCAACACATCCATGATCCACTAGATAgagaaacaattaaaaaaaaaaaaagggtaagTGAGGTGCAGTAATCCTCCAAACCAACTATCACACACCTCTCCTCCACCTTGaatataatttacatttactataactaaggtttttttgtgtgtaacaAGTAGCAACAGCAACCGCAGTATTTATCTTTACAGTCGTGATTATAATTACATAATACCTATACCGTCTGTTTATATTTGGAGTTTTTCCTGTTGCTTTCCAGCAGTGCTCACTTGGCTTTACCAGCTACCCCTTCTGTTAATTAGACCACTTTGTTAGTTGCTGGTATGAAGTTCTTATCATGCAAACAAATGAGCACTTTGTTGCCATTACAAATATCACTAGCAAAATAATCACTCGCATGCTTCCACTTTCTGTGCTTTTACTTATCAATGTGCTGACGAGCAAGAGATCTGTGAACCTCCCAACTTAACACATGATGAATATAATGTGTTCTGCAAAATGTCCGTAAAAccctttaattttacttttaaatttaCAATGCAATCCTTGTTTTGAACATTTTATCTATTCACACTTTGGTTCAAAGAAACTTCTTGTCTAATATggacacatttaaaaagtaTGTCCACATTAGGCAGGATTATATCTGCAGTAAACACTGTTACACTTTAAAGAGAAGACATCTTGATCTTACCATTTGTGCCTTATTACAAAAGACTCACTCAGAAAACTagacaaaaaacaaccaaaataaCCTCAACGTGTGTCACACAGTATTTTGTAATTAGAAGAAAACAGCACAAATGTACGTACATGGTCCCACCAGCACTCCGAGAAATTAGGCAACTGGTGCTCCAGGCTATACTCCAAGAACTCAAACATGACACTGATTATCATACACATCCACCAATCCCGGATCATTAGAGTCTGGAGGGAAATAGAGTGTGAGAAGGTCAGCAAGATAAcagacaaacaataaaaaaggtgcaactttatttgtcaataaATGATCACACGAGAATGGGAATGACCTCACTTGGCACTTATTGACTAGGTGCTCTGTAATCATTGCAAAGTCAAACCATTTAAATCTGTGATGTGTACATAACAGCGAGGACAGCACGCTCAACTGCTTTTATGAAACATGTCAGACAGCTAATTCCAAACCTACCTTGATATACCATCCGAGAAAGTGAGCTGGCACGAAGCCATCCATCTTGTCCTGCAGAGACAAATGATGTTTAACAGCAAGCCCAACTACAATTTTGCCCCTAAATCTTACACGTGAAAAGCCCTTTCATTAAACCGTTGATCGTGTTTAATGATCGTGTTATTGCATTTCTAAAGTTGGGTGCCAACAAATACCCTCTCAGCCTTTTACGACTGAGGggtaaaaataacttttttgtttttagggtcaactggaaagaaaaacagatgtgaAAATGAGAAAGGGAGATCAGAAATCAAATGTGACATAATCAGATGCAAACTATAAAGTGACATTTAGAATATGCAAATATATCATTCCCAGAAAGCCTATATGTTGTCAATACAAACAATTATTAATCACTCCAAGCCTGTATATTGACTGCTCTCCATTTATCTACACATAAATACAATGCACTGTAAGAAACTGCACACAACTGCTCCTTCAGTGTTTTATATCCCAGCAGCCACATGTAGGCACCAGAACCCTGATCTTGATAACCATGCAGCCACTGATTTGTGAAATTCCACATCTGAGTGCAGTGCCAACCATCCACCATATTTACTGCAAAGTAGCCCATTTAACAGGGAGATGTGTTGCATTACACTGGTAGCGGATTATGATAAGCATCCTATGGTTTCTAACTTTCCATTAAAACACAGATCTGTGACTGTGTGCATTTCTTAACATTTTCAAACTGCATTTCAGTTCATTGAGCACTGTTTTAAGTTTCACTGCTCCACTGATATAACCCAAAACAGCAAGCGAGCTTGGAGACACACACAGCCTGTGCTCTAAAAAGTCCTGCTGCTTTCTATTTGTGCTCGGACAGTTAAAATAAGACCATCTGTGTTCAAATAAAGCATCGCATCTAGTTCACActggaaacaggaagaaatgaGCACAGAGAGTACTGGGTCACTGAACAGGACAAAGCCTCTTTGGGCATCATGAAgcacaaataaaatgcaattaaACACACAGTTCTACCCTTACTATTTGGATCATATTATTTCTGCTTAGTAACCcaacacatttttatgtattaaaaattCCTACAACCAAAGTAAAGTTTATTGATAAATATGTGgctttaatttgacattttaaaaagtctatTCACAGAAATGGGGTTTTAGAGGCCAAAATCAGACTATTAGTGGAGGTGGGCTCTGGGTCATGGCAGCAGACAGAGGAAGGCCTGGTTCTATTGATGGACTGTAATCTGCCCCAGACTCAAGCTGCTGCACACCTCCACAGTAACTGTattcttgtgtgtgtttgagaatgaaagagagataaagcagaagaaaaagagataaGAGAAGTTTTACAAAAGGCCATATTTCTTTTCTGTATCTGAGCCACTTCCTTATAGCAATAATTGAGGACAATATGCACAAAATTATAAATGCATGACTGGACAAGAAATTTTACTTTTAGGAAGGCGGCCTGTTTcttactcagttttttttttaacggcaTAATACTATCAAAAATTCAAGTCTTACAAACATTCCTACCTGCAAAGATACACAGGAGAGAAAAGtaacataaaaagcaaaaaaattcATTCTCTCACCCAGATGTTGTGGAAAGGGTCTGTAGTGTTTCCAGGGTCATAAATGAGGCAGTTTCCCCCATAATCACGCTCAGGGAGAGGAACCCCCAATTTGGGGTCAATGTACTTCATGAACTGTCGTCCATCGTGCACCGTCTGGATAAAGGAGGATAAGAATAAGAGCAAGCACCACCAGAACTTACATTTCTACACAGGCTACATCAGATGGTGTCCTCCTTCAGTTAACGGCAGATTTCTgtggcataaaagtaaaattttattgctttttacCTAGCAACAACTTAAAATTATCCTTttacaaacaggaagtagaTGGTTAAATATAACCCCCCcctttattcttcttcttttacagTGTCCAGGGCTGTCTGAAGGGCCTGGCTCAGTGacaatttaattaaattggAAGAGGGAAAAGAGACTTCCAGGGATCACAGCAGAAAAAGCACCAGAGACTGGAACAGACATATCATAGTGGGAGAGGGGGGGGAGCCCGATATTTTGCCCAGGCTTGACTACACTTTTAAGAAGTACTTATGGACTCCATCTGGCCTTCTTTTTGGAGACCACGATTATAATTAAATGTCAAAGCAAACGTCCAGAAAACCCATGTCATAAAAATCACTGAGTAGAAATCTCAAAAAGAGAAGTTTGATGTGGGAGGGAAAATTGTCATGTGATTGTGTACAGAGTTCCCATGAGTTAAGAATTTGCATTGCACGTGTTgatctgacatgttttagcctTTCCAGGAAGCAAAATTCTCACCACACCAACCTGAAACAGGATGAAGATGAGGAACAGTTCATAGACGACAGTGACGCAGAGCCAGAAACGCCAG
The Maylandia zebra isolate NMK-2024a linkage group LG7, Mzebra_GT3a, whole genome shotgun sequence DNA segment above includes these coding regions:
- the ptdss2 gene encoding phosphatidylserine synthase 2: MTKPESKKSGVAAGKSVGEQVNNGSVDPACPDQSTAIKAKVMKQTSRENLHRRNTECEVYDDGTNTFFWRAHTVTVLFILTCALVYVTLLEETPQDTAYNTKRGIVASILVFLCFGVTQAKDGPFTRPHPAYWRFWLCVTVVYELFLIFILFQTVHDGRQFMKYIDPKLGVPLPERDYGGNCLIYDPGNTTDPFHNIWDKMDGFVPAHFLGWYIKTLMIRDWWMCMIISVMFEFLEYSLEHQLPNFSECWWDHWIMDVLVCNGLGIYCGMKTLAWLSMKPYQWQGLWNIPTYKGKIKRIAFQFTPYSWVKFEWKPASNLRRWLAVLGIIFMFLLAELNTFYLKFVLWMPPEHYLVLLRLVFFVNVGGVAMREIYDFMDDPKFHKKLGQQAWLVSAITVTEFLIVVKYDPHTIMLPIPSLIIQCWFLGILLILIWTMWRFFIRDITLRYKETRRRKQEAPADWDRPLGNGSTAAPSGRSKLNGSSETLRQRKS